Proteins encoded within one genomic window of Pongo pygmaeus isolate AG05252 chromosome 18, NHGRI_mPonPyg2-v2.0_pri, whole genome shotgun sequence:
- the MON1B gene encoding vacuolar fusion protein MON1 homolog B, whose protein sequence is MEVGGDTAAPAPGGAEDLEDTQFPSEEAREGGGVHAVPPDPEDVGLEETGSKDKDQPPSPSPPPPSEALSSTSRLWSPAAPENSPTRSPETSSGGQGGDPSDEEWRNQRKHVFVLSEAGKPIYSRYGSVEALSATMGVMTALVSFVQSAGDAIRAIYAEDHKLVFLQQGPLLLVAMSRTSQSAAQLRGELLAVHAQIVSTLTRASVARIFAHKQNYDLRRLLAGSERTLDRLLDSMEQDPGALLLGAVRCVPLARPLRDALGALLRRCTAPGLALSVLAVGGRLITAAQERNVLAECRLDPADLQLLLDWVGAPAFAAGEAWAPVCLPRFNPDGFFYAYVARLDAMPVCLLLLGTQREAFHAMAACRRLVEDGMHALGAMRALGEAASFSNASSASAPAYSVQAVGAPGLRHFLYKPLDIPDHHRQLPQFTSPELEAPYSREEERQRLSDLYHRLHARLHSTSRPLRLIYHVAEKETLLAWVTSKFELYTCLSPLVTKAGAILVVTKLLRWVKKEEDRLFIRYPPKYSTPPATSTDQAAHNGLFTGL, encoded by the exons ATGGAGGTCGGAGGAGACACTGCTGCCCCGGCCCCCGGGGGCGCGGAGGACTTGGAGGACACGCAGTTTCCCAGTGAGGAAGCTAGAGAAGGTGGAGGGGTTCACGCGGTCCCGCCGGATCCCGAAGACGTGGGCCTGGAGGAAACAG GATCCAAGGACAAGGACCAGCCACCCAGCCCATCACCACCGCCCCCGTCAGAGGCCCTGTCAAGCACCTCTCGGCTCTGGAGTCCTGCAGCCCCTGAGAATAGTCCCACACGTAGCCCTGAGACTAGCTCTGGAGGCCAGGGCGGGGACCCCAGTGATGAGGAGTGGCGCAACCAGCGGAAGCATGTGTTTGTGCTGAGTGAGGCTGGCAAGCCCATCTACTCGCGGTACGGTAGTGTGGAGGCGCTGTCGGCTACCATGGGTGTAATGACCGCCCTGGTGTCCTTTGTGCAGAGTGCAGGAGATGCCATCCGTGCCATCTACGCTG AGGACCACAAGCTGGTGTTCCTACAACAGGGCCCACTGTTGCTCGTGGCCATGTCACGGACTTCTCAGTCAGCAGCCCAGCTGCGGGGGGAGCTGCTAGCTGTGCACGCACAGATCGTGAGCACACTTACACGTGCAAGTGTCGCCCGCATCTTCGCACACAAGCAGAACTATGACCTCCGCCGCCTGCTGGCTGGCTCAGAGCGCACACTGGACCGACTTCTGGACAGTATGGAGCAGGACCCAGGAGCCCTTCTCCTGGGTGCCGTGCGCTGTGTGCCCCTTGCCCGCCCGCTGCGAGACGCACTGGGTGCGCTCCTCCGACGTTGCACAGCGCCTGGTCTGGCGCTGTCAGTGCTGGCAGTAGGCGGTCGACTGATAACAGCAGCCCAGGAGCGGAATGTGCTGGCCGAGTGCCGGCTGGACCCAGCTGACCTGCAGTTGCTGCTCGACTGGGTGGGTGCACCAGCCTTTGCGGCGGGTGAGGCTTGGGCACCTGTGTGCCTGCCCCGCTTCAACCCTGATGGTTTTTTCTATGCCTACGTGGCCCGCCTGGATGCTATGCCTGTCTGCTTGCTGCTGCTTGGCACCCAACGTGAAGCCTTCCATGCCATGGCCGCCTGCCGGCGCCTGGTCGAAGATGGGATGCATGCCCTCGGTGCCATGCGTGCCCTTGGGGAGGCTGCCAGCTTCTCTAATGCCTCATCAGCCAGTGCTCCTGCCTACAGTGTGCAGGCTGTGGGGGCGCCAGGCCTCCGGCACTTCCTGTATAAGCCGCTGGACATACCTGACCACCACCGCCAACTGCCCCAGTTTACCAG CCCTGAGCTAGAGGCCCCCTACAGCAGAGAGGAGGAGCGGCAGCGGCTATCGGACCTGTACCACCGCCTGCATGCTCGTCTCCACAGCACCTCCCGACCCCTGCGCCTCATTTACCACGTGGCTGAGAAGGAGACACTACTGGCCTGG GTGACCTCCAAATTCGAGCTCTAtacctgcctcagccctctggtGACCAAGGCAGGTGCAATCTTGGTAGTGACCAAACTCCTGCGCTGGGTGAAGAAAGAGGAGGACCGGCTCTTCATTCGTTACCCACCCAAGTACTCCACACCACCAGCCACCTCTACGGACCAAGCTGCCCATAATGGCTTGTTCACTGGACTCTGA